Proteins encoded in a region of the Ruegeria sp. AD91A genome:
- a CDS encoding cytochrome-c peroxidase: MKLWVTAALIALTGAVRAEVLLSADEIEQTLSFGPWPPSFQSDPSNRVSNNARAIALGEALFNDPVLSVDGAFSCASCHDPEQAFATSEARALGRVLLDRNTPSLRNLAGLRWYGWGGKSDNLWAASLHPIIEEQEMAHSPESLKTAMSESAYIDDFEAIFGVIQNQGPELVLVNAAKALSAYLEILVTDRTQFDDFRDALERRDFPAAAYYPEAAQRGLQLFLGRGNCVFCHNGPRFSNNEFHDASVPYFLNETEVDEGRFGGLNFLLSSLYTLDGDWNDDPDKQGAWAVRNVRRSHAEFGTFRTPSLRGVAETAPYMHDGSLKDLNAVIRHYSKINTERLHADGEAILSQLNLSEQEIADLVAFLMTLSKAPY; this comes from the coding sequence ATGAAGCTGTGGGTTACAGCTGCGCTCATAGCCTTGACAGGGGCAGTGCGTGCAGAGGTCTTGTTATCTGCAGACGAAATTGAACAAACGCTTTCCTTTGGGCCGTGGCCACCATCCTTCCAGTCAGACCCAAGCAATAGGGTTTCGAACAATGCCAGAGCGATCGCGCTTGGAGAGGCCTTATTCAACGATCCGGTGTTATCCGTCGACGGTGCATTTTCTTGTGCAAGTTGTCATGATCCTGAACAGGCGTTTGCAACGTCGGAGGCGCGGGCGCTCGGCCGTGTACTGTTGGACCGAAACACTCCATCACTGCGGAACCTGGCCGGACTCCGCTGGTATGGGTGGGGTGGCAAAAGCGATAACCTTTGGGCAGCCAGCCTGCATCCGATCATCGAAGAACAAGAGATGGCGCACAGCCCCGAAAGCCTAAAAACAGCAATGTCTGAAAGTGCCTACATTGATGACTTTGAAGCTATTTTTGGCGTCATCCAAAATCAGGGCCCAGAGCTTGTTCTGGTGAATGCCGCGAAAGCTCTTTCGGCTTACTTGGAGATTTTGGTTACAGACCGGACGCAGTTTGACGATTTTCGCGATGCCTTAGAGCGTCGAGATTTTCCAGCGGCTGCCTACTACCCTGAGGCAGCCCAGCGAGGTCTTCAGCTGTTTTTAGGGCGCGGGAATTGCGTATTTTGCCACAACGGCCCGAGGTTTTCCAACAATGAGTTCCACGATGCCAGTGTACCATATTTTCTGAATGAAACCGAGGTCGACGAAGGTCGGTTTGGTGGATTGAACTTTTTGCTCTCAAGCCTCTATACACTGGACGGCGACTGGAATGACGATCCGGATAAGCAAGGTGCTTGGGCGGTTCGAAATGTACGCCGGAGCCACGCTGAATTTGGAACCTTCCGCACGCCCAGCCTGCGTGGAGTGGCTGAAACCGCACCGTACATGCATGACGGCAGCCTAAAGGATCTGAACGCTGTGATCCGACATTACAGCAAAATCAATACGGAAAGGCTGCACGCCGACGGTGAAGCCATTCTCTCGCAATTGAATTTGTCTGAGCAAGAGATTGCAGACTTAGTTGCGTTTTTGATGACGCTGTCCAAGGCACCTTATTAA